The window GGTCGACTCGCTGCAGGAAGCCTTCTTCGTGTGCGACGAACACGGTGCCGTCGTGGAGATCAACCCGGCGTTCACCGAGATCCTCGGCTACGACTCGACCGGACTGCCCTACCCGCTGATGCATCCGTGGTGGCCGCTCAAAGGCAGCGACGCCGAGGCGAACCGCCGCGTCGAGGAGGCGTTCGGCAGCTTCATGCGCGATCCGCACGGGACGCTCACCGAGGTGCCCGTCACGCACCGGGACGGCCACCGCCTGTACGTGACCGTCACGTTCAGCCACGCCGACGATCCCGAGACGGGCCGCGACGTCATCGTCGGAACACTGCGCGACGTCACCGCCGAGCGCTACATCGTGCAGCGCGAGTCAGCGCTGGCGTCGCTGAACGAGAAGCTCGCCCAGGCCGACACCCTCGACGACGCGGTGCTGGCCGCCGCCGAGGAGTTCTCCTCCATCTGGAGCGCCCGCCGTGTGGTCGCGGCGACGTGGCCGGACGAACCCGACGGCGAGCACGAGTCCGACGCTCCGTCGCTGACGGTGGTCGGTGCCCCGGCCACGTGGGACGGACTCCCGGGCAACGCACGTGAGCTCATCCTCACGTTGCGCCGCGATCATCTGCTGGCCCCGCACACCTCCGATGCGGGGGCGGCCGGTGTCGCGCTACGGCATCCGCGCGGGGTGCTGGTCCTCTACGTCGAACTGCCCGAACAGCGCCTGTTCACCGCCGAGGACGACACCCTGCTCACGGTGTTGGCGGGACGTCTCGGGCAGGGCCTGCAGCGGGTCCATCAGATCGACCAGCAGCGCGAGACCGCCCTGGCGCTGCAGCACGCGATCCTCGGCCCGTCGCTGTCGAGCGCGTTCGCAGTCCGGTACCAGCCGGCCACCAGACCTCTCCAGGTCGGCGGCGACTGGTATGACGTCGTCGATCTGGAGGACGGCCGGATCGGTCTGATCGTCGGCGACTGCGTGGGGCACGGGCTGGCCGCCGCGACGGTGATGGGCCAGCTCAGGAGCGCGTGCCGGGCGCTGCTGCTGGAGCATCCGAGCCCGGCGGCGGCGCTGTCCGCCCTCGACCGGTTCGCCGCGCGCCTGCCCGGCGCCCGGTGCACCACGGCGTTCTGCGCCGTGCTCGACCCCCGCATCGGCGAGGTCGTCTATTCGTGCGCCGGGCATCCGCCACCGATCATGGTGACCGCCGACCGCACGACCGAACTGTTGGAAGGCGCCCGAGCGACGCCGCTGGGGCTGAAGAACCCGCCCCACCGCACCGAGGCGCGGGTGACCATGCCGGCGCGTGCCACCCTGCTGCTCTACACCGATGGCCTGGTCGAACGTCGCCGCGAGTCCATCGACGACGGCATCGCCAGGGCCACCGATGTGGTCCAGAGCAACCGGGCCACGGATCTCGATCAGCTTGCAAACGTCATCATGGCGCGTCTCGCGCCCGCCGATGGGTATCACGATGATGTGGCTCTACTGCTGTATCGACAACCAGAACCTCTGGACCTGGATTTCCCCGCCGACGTGGCCGAGCTGGCCGGTAGCCGGACCGTGCTGCGCGGCTGGCTCGACAGCGCCGGCGTGCCGCAGGATCAGGCCCTCGACGTGCTGATCGCCGTCGGTGAGGCGCTGGCCAATGCCATCGAGCACGGGCACCGCGACGATCCGGGCGGACGGGTCCGGTTGCGCGCCGTCGCGCTGCCCGACCGGGTGCAGCTGACCATCATCGACACCGGATCGTGGAAGGCGCCCGACGACGTGCCCGCGCTGCACCGGGGACGCGGCATCGCCCTGATGAAGGCGTTGATGCAGGATGTCACCATCGATTCCCAGACCACCGGCACCACGGTGCACATGAACACCAGGATCGCGTGATGGCCACCCCGCTGCAGTTGCGTACCGAGCGCCACGATGGCGAACTCGTGCTCGTGGCCGTCGGTGAGCTCGATCTCAGCAATATCCACACCTTCGCCGGGGCGATCGGCTCCGCTGTGGCCGGTACCGACGGCGCTCCGCTGCACGTCGACCTCAGCGAGGTCGAATACCTCGACAGCGGCGCCATCAACGTGCTGTTCGA is drawn from Mycolicibacterium gilvum and contains these coding sequences:
- a CDS encoding STAS domain-containing protein produces the protein MATPLQLRTERHDGELVLVAVGELDLSNIHTFAGAIGSAVAGTDGAPLHVDLSEVEYLDSGAINVLFDHAESIDLVVNPMLLPVLSVSGLTDVVTVKPAAVS